A portion of the Salmo trutta unplaced genomic scaffold, fSalTru1.1, whole genome shotgun sequence genome contains these proteins:
- the LOC115184937 gene encoding transcription factor E2F3 isoform X1: MWILEKKKKKVLQSSGGTKGHSSLMMRKGGASVPEKVLISGVGGSSMDKNRTVLTQYTNAPYYQILTPPPCPNQTNNVGVPDPTDGQLYTTPIGVSTNGTGQRPPLGRHPAKRRLELEESDQQYTRETNSGSRAKRATRLSLRGPKTPPSPLEKTRYDTSLGLLTQKFVQLLAQSSDGVVDLNRAAESLKVQKRRLYDITNVLDGVHLIKKSSKNNIQWMGCSLSPDGVARVQTPDSVGKELLELTQEEKRLDELLHISTHIIQQMTEDTPTRKFAYISYEDVKRIPSLKDQTVIVVKAPAETRLEVPDPAESLQVHLSSTQGPIEVFLCSDEHAPSSTLNDVALNGNGHPSSSYVNGNSSLSVLKVSQGGNNSSDNASISFSNALSRLPACSAVTVTPVSLLPLQDVDQEPFVSLSPSLLFEEDDYMLSLGEDNLFSYDLDQLPLEDLLCN; this comes from the exons ATGTGGattttggagaagaaaaaaaaaaaagtgctccAAAGTAGCGGAGGGACAAAAGGACATTCGAGCCTGATGATGAGAAAGGGGGGAGCCTCTGTCCCGGAGAAAGTCCTAATTTCAGGGGTCGGGGGCTCCTCCATGGACAAAAACCGCACAGTTCTGACCCAGTACACCAATGCGCCGTATTATCAGATCTTAACCCCTCCGCCTTGTCCGAACCAGACTAACAATGTCGGTGTCCCAGACCCGACCGACGGTCAGCTATACACTACCCCCATCGGGGTGTCTACAAACGGGACGGGACAGCGACCACCCCTCGGAAGACACCCG GCGAAGCGTCGATTGGAGCTGGAGGAGAGTGATCAACAGTACACCAGGGAGACTAACAGTGGCTCCAGAGCTAAGCGAGCCACCAGGCTCTCCCTCAGAGGACCCAAGA ctccccCCTCACCGTTAGAGAAGACCAGGTATGACACATCTCTAGGCCTCCTGACCCAGAAGTTTGTCCAGCTGCTTGCCCAGTCCAGTGACGGGGTGGTGGACCTCAATCGGGCCGCAGAGTCCCTCAAGGTGCAGAAGAGACGCCTCTATGACATCACCAACGTCCTAGATGGGGTGCATCTCATCAAGAAGTCGTCCAAGAACAACATCCAATGGat gggctgTAGCCTGTCTCCAGACGGAGTGGCCAGGGTCCAGACCCCTGACTCTGTGGGTAAAGAGCTGCTGGAGTTGACccaggaggagaagagactggATGAACTCCTACACATCTCTACACACATCATCCAACAGATGACTGAGGACACACCCACAAGGAA GTTTGCATACATATCGTATGAGGATGTGAAGAGGATTCCTAGTCTGAAGGACCAGACGGTCATTGTGGTCAAAGCCCCTGCTGAAACCAGACTTGAGGTGCCAGACCCTGCAgag AGTCTCCAGGTCCACCTGAGCAGTACCCAGGGTCCAATAGAAGTCTTCCTATGCTCTGATGAACACGCCCCTTCCTCCACGCTGAATGACGTGGCACTGAATGGAAACGGACATCCCTCTTCATCGTATGTCAATGGAAACTCCTCTTTGTCCGTCCTCAAGGTGTCACAAG GGGGTAATAACTCGAGTGATAACGCCAGTATCAGTTTCTCCAACGCCCTGTCCAGGCTCCCAGCATGCTCAGCAGTGACAGtgacccctgtctccctcctccccctccaggaTGTCGACCAGGAgccctttgtctccctctctccctccctcctctttgaGGAGGACGACTACATGCTCAGCCTGGGGGAAGACAACTTGTTCTCCTACGACCTGGACCAGCTTCCACTGGAAGACCTGCTCTGTAACTGA
- the LOC115184937 gene encoding transcription factor E2F3 isoform X2, with product MWILEKKKKKVLQSSGGTKGHSSLMMRKGGASVPEKVLISGVGGSSMDKNRTVLTQYTNAPYYQILTPPPCPNQTNNVGVPDPTDGQLYTTPIGVSTNGTGQRPPLGRHPAKRRLELEESDQQYTRETNSGSRAKRATRLSLRGPKTPPSPLEKTRYDTSLGLLTQKFVQLLAQSSDGVVDLNRAAESLKVQKRRLYDITNVLDGVHLIKKSSKNNIQWMGCSLSPDGVARVQTPDSVGKELLELTQEEKRLDELLHISTHIIQQMTEDTPTRKFAYISYEDVKRIPSLKDQTVIVVKAPAETRLEVPDPAESLQVHLSSTQGPIEVFLCSDEHAPSSTLNDVALNGNGHPSSSYVNGNSSLSVLKVSQGCRPGALCLPLSLPPL from the exons ATGTGGattttggagaagaaaaaaaaaaaagtgctccAAAGTAGCGGAGGGACAAAAGGACATTCGAGCCTGATGATGAGAAAGGGGGGAGCCTCTGTCCCGGAGAAAGTCCTAATTTCAGGGGTCGGGGGCTCCTCCATGGACAAAAACCGCACAGTTCTGACCCAGTACACCAATGCGCCGTATTATCAGATCTTAACCCCTCCGCCTTGTCCGAACCAGACTAACAATGTCGGTGTCCCAGACCCGACCGACGGTCAGCTATACACTACCCCCATCGGGGTGTCTACAAACGGGACGGGACAGCGACCACCCCTCGGAAGACACCCG GCGAAGCGTCGATTGGAGCTGGAGGAGAGTGATCAACAGTACACCAGGGAGACTAACAGTGGCTCCAGAGCTAAGCGAGCCACCAGGCTCTCCCTCAGAGGACCCAAGA ctccccCCTCACCGTTAGAGAAGACCAGGTATGACACATCTCTAGGCCTCCTGACCCAGAAGTTTGTCCAGCTGCTTGCCCAGTCCAGTGACGGGGTGGTGGACCTCAATCGGGCCGCAGAGTCCCTCAAGGTGCAGAAGAGACGCCTCTATGACATCACCAACGTCCTAGATGGGGTGCATCTCATCAAGAAGTCGTCCAAGAACAACATCCAATGGat gggctgTAGCCTGTCTCCAGACGGAGTGGCCAGGGTCCAGACCCCTGACTCTGTGGGTAAAGAGCTGCTGGAGTTGACccaggaggagaagagactggATGAACTCCTACACATCTCTACACACATCATCCAACAGATGACTGAGGACACACCCACAAGGAA GTTTGCATACATATCGTATGAGGATGTGAAGAGGATTCCTAGTCTGAAGGACCAGACGGTCATTGTGGTCAAAGCCCCTGCTGAAACCAGACTTGAGGTGCCAGACCCTGCAgag AGTCTCCAGGTCCACCTGAGCAGTACCCAGGGTCCAATAGAAGTCTTCCTATGCTCTGATGAACACGCCCCTTCCTCCACGCTGAATGACGTGGCACTGAATGGAAACGGACATCCCTCTTCATCGTATGTCAATGGAAACTCCTCTTTGTCCGTCCTCAAGGTGTCACAAG gaTGTCGACCAGGAgccctttgtctccctctctccctccctcctctttga